AAGCGCTACAAGAACCGTGAACTTCAGACCATGCGCCTTCTTGACCACCCAAACGTTGTTGCTCTGAAGCATTGTTTTTTCTCTACAACCGAGAAGGATGAACTGTATCTAAACTTGGTTCTTGAGTATGTGCCTGAGACTGTTCACCGTGTTGTGAAGCATTACAACAAGATGAACCAACGTATGCCACTTATCTATGTGAAGCTATATATGTACCAGGTAATAAACTGTCCTATACTCCTTGTGGATACTTGTTCTTTGAtttatattgtaatttatGTACCTGCTTGCTACAATAGCCTGTTGGATAAGGTAACAAGGCTACTTCTgactttgaatttaaactgATATTTTCCTTTGATGTTTGGCAGATTTGTAGGGCATTAGCTTACATCCACAATAGCATTGGAGTTTGCCACAGAGATATCAAGCCTCAAAATCTTCTGGTATGCGAATGTCACCCATTCATGTGCCAGTCCTAAATACTATCCTTCTGTTTTGTAACTTGATAATTGATGTTCAACTTTTGACCTTCTAATCAGGTAAACCCGCATACCCATCAACTCAAGTTATGTGACTTCGGGAGTGCAAAAGTTCTGGTAAGAAAGACAATGAAGTAATCCACAACGTATTATATTTTAAGCAGTTACAGTCTGGTCTTACCTTCCCTGTGTTTCTAATTTGTAGGTCAAGGGagaaccaaacatatcatACATTTGCTCCCGATACTATAGGGCTCCAGAGCTCATATTTGGTGCCACTGAGTATACTACAGCAATTGATATCTGGTCTGCTGGATGTGTTCTTGCTGAGCTTATGTTAGGGCAGGTAAGCAGCTGCATTTTCTTTGCACGATTTGGGAAGTTTGTTGTTTACCACATACCACCCAGCGCTCTATTTTTAAGTCGGTATGCCTTACAACTGTTTTCTGTTGGGCAGCCTCTGTTTCCTGGTGAAAGTGGTGTAGACCAACTTGTGGAAATCATAAAGGTTGGTGCCAATTCTGGTGAAGTTGGCCTTCTGAGTTGTTCTGAggcacatatttttataacctTAAAACTGGTCACACATTGCAGGTTCTTGGTACACCTACTAGGGAGGAAATTAAATGCATGAATCCAAACTATACCGAGTTCAAGTTTCCACAGATTAAAGCACACCCATGGCACAAGGTGCAAGTCCATCTATTACCGTGTTATATACTTTCAAGGACTGGTCACTATCATGTGATTTACCGtacatgtaaaatatttaggtATTCCATAAAAGGTTGCCTCCAGAAGCTGTTGATCTTGTCTCTAGGCTGCTCCAGTACTCACCCAACCTAAGATGCACTGCTGTAAGTATATTTCAATGGATATTTCATGGTCAAAGTACTGAAAATGATACTACATTGCCACACTTAGTTCTTGAGATGACTCTGCAGGGAT
This is a stretch of genomic DNA from Oryza brachyantha chromosome 1, ObraRS2, whole genome shotgun sequence. It encodes these proteins:
- the LOC102717190 gene encoding shaggy-related protein kinase alpha — encoded protein: MASVGVAPSGLKNSSGTSMGAEKLPDQMNDLKIRDDKEVEATIINGKGTETGHIIVTTTGGRNGQPKQTVSYMAERIVGQGSFGIVFQAKCLETGETVAIKKVLQDKRYKNRELQTMRLLDHPNVVALKHCFFSTTEKDELYLNLVLEYVPETVHRVVKHYNKMNQRMPLIYVKLYMYQICRALAYIHNSIGVCHRDIKPQNLLVNPHTHQLKLCDFGSAKVLVKGEPNISYICSRYYRAPELIFGATEYTTAIDIWSAGCVLAELMLGQPLFPGESGVDQLVEIIKVLGTPTREEIKCMNPNYTEFKFPQIKAHPWHKVFHKRLPPEAVDLVSRLLQYSPNLRCTAVEALVHPFFDELRDPNARLPNGRFLPPLFNFKPHELKGIPSDIMAKLIPEHAKKQCSYAGV